A stretch of the Macaca thibetana thibetana isolate TM-01 chromosome X, ASM2454274v1, whole genome shotgun sequence genome encodes the following:
- the NBDY gene encoding negative regulator of P-body association — MGDQPCASGRSTLPPGNAREAKPPKKRCLLAPRWDYPEGTPNGGSTTLPSAPPPASAGLKSHPPPPEK, encoded by the coding sequence ATGGGAGACCAACCTTGTGCCTCCGGGAGATCCACTCTCCCACCTGGAAACGCACGGGAAGCCAAGCCTCCAAAAAAGCGCTGCCTCCTCGCTCCGCGTTGGGATTATCCGGAAGGAACTCCCAACGGAGGTAGTACCACTCTACCCTCCGCACCTCCTCCTGCATCAGCCGGCCTGAAGTCGCACCCTCCTCCTCCGGAGaagtag